A single window of Narcine bancroftii isolate sNarBan1 chromosome 1, sNarBan1.hap1, whole genome shotgun sequence DNA harbors:
- the bag1 gene encoding BAG family molecular chaperone regulator 1 isoform X2, which produces MQGLLVILEQKSVWRVIKTAEKITGSPLPENATGSSKHKIEISSEREDSEPTLQDMAAVIAQVTGVPQQSQKLIFKGKSLKEMEEPLSVLGVKNGCKIMMIGKKNSPEEEAELKKLKDLEKSIQQLSHKLEEINVELTGIQNGFLACDLRSTALSKLEKKMKSISEQYMRFLEQIDAMSLPDDFNDCRHRRKGLVKNIQEKVSAIVAAE; this is translated from the exons ATGCAAGGTCTGCTAGTTATCTTAGAACAG AAGTCAGTATGGAGGgtaattaaaactgctgagaagatcactgggtctCCCTTGCCAGaaaatgccacag GTAGTTCGAAACACAAGATCGAGATTTCGTCAGAACGGGAAGATTCTGAGCCCACGCTGCAGGACATGGCAGCAGTCATTGCGCAAGTTACCGGGGTACCCCAACAATCGCAGAAACTAATTTTTAAAG GTAAATCCCTTAAAGAAATGGAGGAACCATTGtcagttcttggtgttaaaaatGGCTGTAAAATAATGATGATTGGTAAAAAG AACAGTCCTGAGGAGGAAGCTGAATTAAAGAAGTTAAAGGATTTGGAAAAATCCATACAACAGTTATCACATAAACTTGAAGAAATTAATGTCGAGCTGACAGGCATTCAAAAT GGGTTCTTAGCATGTGATCTGCGATCTACTGCATTAAGCAAATTAgagaagaaaatgaaaagcaTATCGGAACAGTATATGAGGTTTCTCGAGCAGATTGATGCGATG agTTTGCCTGATGACTTTAATGACTGCAGACACAGGAGAAAAGGTCTCGTGAAGAATATACAG